From the Leptolyngbya sp. O-77 genome, one window contains:
- a CDS encoding ABC transporter ATP-binding protein — protein sequence MDSSPPPPALPSSAAERPAVVLTSHLRKVYRTGFWLNQKISTLKDCSLQIYEGETFGLLGQNGAGKTTLLKILLGIIRPTAGRGLLLGKPLGDRAVKQRVGYLPENPYFYDYLTGREFLQYAAGLFQIPADVQRKRIPELIDLVGLSRAAAEKKQLRQYSKGMLQRVGMAQALINNPEVVFLDEPMSGLDPLGRYQIREIIQLLKDQGKTIFFNSHVLSDVEKVCDRIAILCQGELIAIGTLTELLGTADRYFVKVSGSTPNVLQQWIPDLEFKEGLWQGHLHGHPQDFIASLELMRGQLVGMNLARRSLEEFFVEQVSQRNLNGESTQLKP from the coding sequence ATGGACTCGTCCCCACCTCCTCCCGCCTTACCTTCATCCGCTGCCGAGCGCCCCGCCGTGGTGCTGACTTCTCATCTGCGAAAGGTCTATCGCACAGGCTTCTGGCTCAACCAAAAAATCTCCACGCTCAAAGACTGTTCGCTACAAATTTACGAAGGGGAGACCTTTGGGCTGCTGGGGCAAAATGGCGCAGGCAAAACCACGCTGCTGAAAATTTTGCTGGGCATTATTCGCCCTACGGCAGGGCGCGGGCTGCTGTTGGGCAAGCCGCTGGGCGATCGCGCCGTCAAGCAGCGAGTCGGCTATCTGCCGGAAAATCCCTATTTCTATGACTACCTGACCGGGCGCGAGTTTTTGCAATATGCCGCCGGGCTATTCCAGATTCCCGCCGACGTGCAGCGCAAGCGTATTCCCGAACTGATTGACCTGGTGGGGCTATCGCGGGCTGCTGCGGAGAAAAAGCAACTCCGGCAATATTCCAAGGGCATGTTGCAGCGTGTCGGCATGGCCCAAGCGCTGATCAACAATCCCGAAGTGGTGTTTTTAGATGAGCCGATGTCTGGGCTAGACCCGCTCGGCCGATACCAGATCCGCGAGATTATCCAACTGCTCAAAGACCAGGGCAAGACGATCTTTTTCAATAGCCACGTCTTGTCGGATGTGGAAAAGGTGTGCGATCGCATTGCCATCCTGTGCCAGGGCGAACTCATTGCCATCGGCACGCTGACAGAACTGCTGGGCACCGCCGACCGCTATTTCGTCAAAGTCAGCGGCAGCACGCCCAACGTTTTGCAGCAGTGGATTCCCGACCTGGAATTCAAAGAAGGACTGTGGCAGGGACATTTGCACGGCCACCCGCAGGACTTTATCGCCAGCCTGGAGCTAATGCGCGGGCAGTTGGTGGGGATGAACCTGGCGCGGCGATCGCTCGAAGAGTTTTTCGTCGAGCAGGTGAGCCAGCGCAATCTCAATGGCGAGTCAACCCAGCTCAAGCCGTAA